One Synechococcus sp. MU1617 DNA window includes the following coding sequences:
- the stpA gene encoding glucosylglycerol 3-phosphatase, protein MPRLTPDQLLQELTGAEDLLIVQDLDGVCMQLVKDPLTRCMDPSYVESVAALDGQFAVLTNGEHEGRRGVNRLVEQALGDPDLPKREGRYLPGLAAGGVQLQDRFGELSHPGVSPEEMAFLAAAPTRMEALLMERLPALLPQVGVDDLAVVAKAAVLDTQVSPTINLNGIFALVSADITTQQALQTMLSELMQQLLAEAADQGLQDSFFLHVAPNLGRDAQGQERIKPAVAGDVGTTDIQFMLTGSIKEAGLLVLLNQHIQRRWGESPLGETFNVRTAPHHHEALLALVKQCIPAERMPLLVGVGDTVTSTASADGTGWMRGGSDRGFLNLLQDLGAWCGQPNRVVLVDSSHGEVDRPSHADGTLQGITDPEDPLRIDALMPDGPEQYIAWFRQLSDRRRVG, encoded by the coding sequence ATGCCCCGTTTGACTCCCGACCAGTTGCTGCAGGAGCTCACCGGTGCTGAAGACCTGCTGATCGTGCAGGACCTGGACGGCGTTTGCATGCAACTGGTGAAGGATCCGCTGACGCGGTGCATGGACCCGTCCTATGTGGAATCCGTCGCTGCCCTGGACGGCCAATTCGCTGTGTTGACCAATGGTGAGCACGAAGGCCGGCGTGGGGTGAACCGCCTTGTGGAGCAGGCCCTCGGGGATCCGGATCTCCCCAAACGCGAGGGTCGGTATCTGCCGGGGCTGGCGGCTGGAGGGGTGCAGTTGCAGGATCGCTTCGGCGAGCTGAGCCACCCCGGCGTTTCTCCGGAGGAGATGGCTTTCCTCGCTGCAGCCCCCACCCGGATGGAAGCCCTGCTGATGGAGCGGCTGCCGGCTCTGCTGCCGCAGGTGGGTGTTGATGATCTGGCCGTGGTGGCCAAAGCCGCGGTGTTGGACACCCAGGTCTCACCGACCATCAACCTCAACGGGATTTTTGCGCTCGTCTCCGCTGATATCACCACTCAGCAGGCTCTGCAGACGATGCTCTCTGAGCTGATGCAGCAGTTGCTTGCCGAGGCTGCAGACCAGGGATTGCAGGACTCGTTCTTCCTGCATGTGGCCCCCAACCTCGGCCGTGATGCGCAAGGCCAGGAACGGATCAAGCCCGCTGTTGCAGGGGATGTGGGAACCACCGACATCCAATTCATGCTCACCGGGTCCATCAAGGAGGCCGGACTTCTGGTGCTGCTCAATCAGCACATTCAGCGCCGTTGGGGGGAATCTCCCTTGGGTGAGACGTTCAATGTGAGAACGGCTCCCCACCACCACGAGGCGTTGTTGGCCTTGGTGAAGCAGTGCATCCCGGCGGAACGGATGCCGTTGCTGGTGGGTGTGGGTGACACGGTCACCTCCACGGCATCGGCTGATGGCACGGGCTGGATGCGTGGGGGGAGTGACCGCGGTTTCCTCAACCTGCTGCAGGACCTCGGTGCCTGGTGCGGCCAACCCAATCGCGTTGTTCTCGTCGACAGCAGTCATGGAGAAGTGGATCGCCCCAGTCATGCCGATGGGACATTGCAAGGCATCACCGATCCGGAGGACCCCCTGCGGATTGACGCTCTCATGCCTGACGGCCCGGAGCAGTACATCGCCTGGTTCCGTCAGCTCTCTGATCGTCGCCGTGTGGGTTGA
- a CDS encoding Rieske 2Fe-2S domain-containing protein has product MNPTWTEKWWPISYVQDLDPKQPSRFTLLERDLVIWWDRAESSWRVFPDVCPHRLVPLSEGRINEEGLLECPYHGWSFDGSGQCQRVPQALDNTQPNNRRSRCASLPTATGQGLLFVWMGAPDAADPSQLPLVPALEENPDSWTVQDTFRDLPMDAVTLLENVLDVSHVPFTHHKTVGKRENAAPVEASITGEDASGFTAYWDEGPRRGKLGAQSTCFHAPQLMWHDLTAKGFGRILTVVYAVPIRRGECRLFARFPFQFQSAVPRLLIGLRPRWLQHIGNHKVLEDDQVFLHWQERVLERAGGSPAVERSFFMPTTADVYVAALHRWLNANGGEPFAGQPLPPRQTTTALMDRYNSHTIHCRSCSSALTRIRAARPWAWALLWGSAVLVGIQQGSASSSAGLVTAALSALALRQFNRWEQGLTMGNGQAPRNR; this is encoded by the coding sequence ATGAATCCCACCTGGACTGAAAAGTGGTGGCCGATCAGCTATGTGCAGGACCTCGACCCCAAACAGCCGAGTCGGTTCACACTGCTAGAGCGGGATCTGGTGATCTGGTGGGATCGCGCCGAATCGAGCTGGCGCGTCTTCCCTGACGTCTGCCCCCACCGTCTGGTCCCCCTCAGCGAAGGGCGGATCAACGAGGAAGGATTGCTGGAATGCCCTTACCACGGCTGGAGTTTCGATGGCAGTGGCCAGTGTCAGCGCGTGCCGCAAGCCCTCGACAACACCCAACCCAACAACCGTCGGTCCCGCTGCGCCAGCCTGCCGACAGCCACGGGGCAGGGGCTGCTGTTCGTCTGGATGGGAGCCCCTGATGCCGCAGACCCCAGTCAGCTCCCCCTGGTGCCGGCACTGGAGGAGAACCCCGACAGCTGGACGGTGCAAGACACCTTCCGGGACCTGCCGATGGATGCGGTGACCCTGCTGGAGAACGTGCTGGATGTGAGCCACGTTCCCTTCACCCACCACAAAACCGTCGGCAAACGGGAGAACGCCGCGCCCGTGGAGGCCTCGATCACGGGAGAAGACGCCAGCGGCTTCACGGCCTACTGGGACGAGGGGCCGCGGCGGGGCAAGCTCGGCGCCCAATCCACCTGCTTTCATGCCCCGCAGCTGATGTGGCATGACCTCACCGCCAAAGGCTTCGGGCGGATCCTCACGGTGGTGTATGCCGTGCCGATTCGCCGCGGCGAATGCCGGCTGTTTGCCCGCTTCCCCTTCCAGTTCCAATCCGCCGTCCCCAGGCTGCTGATCGGATTACGGCCCCGCTGGTTGCAGCACATCGGCAATCACAAGGTGTTGGAAGACGATCAGGTGTTCCTGCACTGGCAGGAACGGGTGCTGGAGCGGGCCGGCGGCAGCCCCGCCGTGGAACGCAGTTTTTTCATGCCCACAACGGCAGACGTCTACGTGGCGGCCCTGCATCGCTGGTTGAACGCCAACGGCGGCGAGCCCTTTGCAGGACAACCTCTACCGCCCCGGCAAACCACCACGGCGCTGATGGATCGATACAACAGTCACACCATCCATTGCCGCAGCTGCTCGTCGGCACTGACGCGGATTCGCGCTGCTCGCCCCTGGGCCTGGGCCCTGCTCTGGGGATCCGCCGTTCTCGTGGGCATCCAGCAGGGCAGCGCTTCGAGCAGTGCCGGCTTGGTCACCGCCGCACTGTCGGCCTTGGCACTGCGACAGTTCAACCGTTGGGAGCAGGGGCTGACCATGGGCAACGGCCAGGCCCCACGCAACCGCTGA
- a CDS encoding glutathione S-transferase family protein — protein sequence MTLYLYGGPKTRVSMPKWYMAEKGISYEYVNIDLAARQNLASSFLEVNPFGKLPALKDDSNGLVLFESGAILQYLSENYANEIKDLATRASISQWVLFANSTLAIALFVPSNKEREFPRLMATLNDLYSKKHYLVGDHWTAADCAVNAYLGYLPIFYPNEDLSAYPEIQALNERTRSNPNYRRIMGL from the coding sequence ATGACGCTTTATCTCTACGGCGGCCCCAAGACCCGTGTTTCGATGCCGAAATGGTACATGGCAGAAAAGGGAATTTCCTACGAATACGTCAACATCGATCTAGCCGCTCGTCAAAATCTTGCATCGAGCTTCTTAGAGGTGAATCCTTTCGGCAAGTTGCCCGCCCTCAAAGACGACAGCAATGGTTTGGTGCTTTTTGAGTCGGGGGCGATTCTTCAGTACCTCTCCGAGAACTACGCCAACGAGATCAAAGACCTCGCAACACGCGCCTCCATCAGCCAGTGGGTTCTTTTCGCCAACTCCACACTGGCGATCGCTTTGTTCGTTCCATCGAACAAAGAGCGGGAGTTTCCGAGACTGATGGCGACCCTGAATGACCTCTATTCAAAAAAACATTATTTAGTAGGTGACCACTGGACAGCCGCCGATTGTGCAGTCAACGCATACTTGGGCTACCTCCCTATTTTTTATCCCAACGAAGATCTCTCGGCTTATCCAGAAATCCAGGCCCTCAATGAGCGAACACGATCCAACCCGAATTACAGAAGGATCATGGGCCTTTGA
- a CDS encoding phosphotransferase enzyme family protein, giving the protein MTEALEAIADRFHPREGIKAIRSLGSGNVNETFLVTHEGQGGAFVMQRLNTNVFDRPDLVMQNLQALGDHMERRLASPPPQLKGRRWEVPRVVPCRREASPWIEQNGEFWRSITYIGAATTSDVIRDSAHAQEVGYGLGMFHHLISDLPTDQLADTLENFHVTPAYLQHFDAVATASDRLGPAERDACAFIEARRQSVDVLEAALARDELHHRPIHGDPKINNVMIDEASGQAIGLIDLDTVKPGLVHYDIGDCVRSCCNPAGEETLCLNDVRFDMELCEAILTGYLSVAGGFLSDWDLHYLPHCIRLIPLELGLRFLTDHLEGDVYFRCDRPGHNLQRALVQFRLTEAVEQQFNALEQLVARLKQQQSPSL; this is encoded by the coding sequence ATGACCGAGGCCCTGGAAGCCATCGCCGATCGCTTCCATCCTCGCGAGGGGATCAAAGCCATCCGCTCCCTTGGTTCAGGCAACGTCAACGAAACCTTCCTCGTGACCCACGAGGGACAGGGAGGAGCCTTCGTCATGCAACGCCTGAACACAAATGTGTTCGATCGGCCTGACCTGGTGATGCAGAACCTGCAGGCCCTGGGCGATCACATGGAACGCCGTCTCGCCTCTCCACCCCCACAACTGAAGGGGCGGCGCTGGGAAGTGCCCAGGGTCGTTCCCTGTCGGCGAGAGGCCTCCCCCTGGATCGAACAGAACGGAGAGTTCTGGCGCTCCATCACCTACATCGGCGCAGCGACCACCAGCGATGTCATCCGGGACAGTGCCCACGCCCAGGAAGTGGGGTACGGGCTGGGAATGTTCCACCACCTGATCAGCGATCTGCCCACCGATCAACTGGCGGACACCCTCGAAAATTTCCACGTCACGCCGGCCTACCTCCAACACTTCGATGCCGTCGCCACGGCCTCAGACCGACTGGGGCCTGCTGAACGTGACGCCTGCGCCTTCATCGAAGCGCGTCGCCAGAGCGTCGATGTTCTGGAAGCAGCCCTCGCCCGCGACGAACTCCATCACCGGCCCATCCACGGAGACCCGAAGATCAACAACGTGATGATCGATGAGGCCAGCGGCCAGGCGATCGGCTTGATCGATCTGGACACCGTCAAACCGGGGCTCGTTCACTACGACATCGGCGACTGTGTGCGCTCCTGCTGTAATCCAGCCGGTGAGGAAACCCTCTGCCTCAACGATGTGCGCTTCGACATGGAGCTCTGTGAGGCGATCCTCACGGGCTACCTATCCGTGGCTGGTGGTTTCCTGAGTGACTGGGACCTGCACTATCTGCCTCACTGCATCCGCCTGATCCCCCTGGAGCTTGGCTTGCGCTTTCTGACGGATCATTTGGAGGGCGATGTGTATTTCCGCTGCGATCGACCCGGGCACAACCTGCAACGGGCCCTGGTGCAGTTCCGACTCACCGAAGCGGTTGAGCAGCAGTTCAACGCCCTGGAGCAACTGGTTGCGCGGCTGAAGCAGCAGCAAAGCCCAAGCCTCTGA
- a CDS encoding DOMON-like domain-containing protein produces MARSAVMLRQACRLIPFERSISPGVQISAELVWRRDGWLELSYGILARAAKGIDVLKLPVGLNDGPQQGQRKDELWTTTCFEAFIAAPGEQRYWEVNLAANGDWAVYRFDGYRSGQTQQELSMPPMVRLQRGVHQLRLDARIALEPWWTPGVCPDLALTAVMDRGQEGLSHWALSHGRKADFHDRSTFLSA; encoded by the coding sequence ATGGCGCGTTCAGCCGTGATGCTGCGTCAGGCCTGCCGCCTGATTCCCTTTGAACGGTCCATTTCACCGGGGGTCCAGATCAGCGCCGAGCTGGTGTGGAGGCGCGATGGTTGGCTGGAACTCAGCTATGGGATTCTGGCCCGCGCGGCCAAGGGCATCGACGTCCTGAAGCTGCCGGTGGGGCTGAACGATGGGCCCCAACAGGGGCAGCGCAAAGATGAGCTCTGGACCACCACCTGCTTCGAGGCATTCATCGCTGCTCCTGGAGAGCAGCGCTATTGGGAAGTGAATCTGGCTGCCAATGGCGATTGGGCGGTCTATCGCTTCGATGGCTACCGCAGTGGCCAAACCCAGCAAGAGCTGAGCATGCCCCCAATGGTGCGACTGCAACGCGGGGTGCACCAACTGCGGCTCGACGCCCGGATCGCGTTGGAGCCCTGGTGGACACCAGGCGTCTGTCCAGACCTGGCACTGACGGCTGTAATGGACCGCGGGCAGGAGGGTCTGAGCCATTGGGCCCTCAGCCACGGCCGCAAGGCGGACTTTCACGACCGCAGCACCTTTCTTTCAGCCTGA
- a CDS encoding transglycosylase SLT domain-containing protein: MRSRNVLVVSAITASLLTGLLLKPKQPEAAAEAVVSKPVVMAPVLLPAQASQPTTKDGRQYPLVPAESAELAALLVAVEQALRDPATPAEALPDLGHQQQVIYRVLSTDEPRSQQVVKALPPRWRSVAERHLAARREFVRMSRGRGPTMLPAWRIIQPEPAADLLSYYRKAEAATGIEWEVLAAVNLVETGMGRIDGISVANAQGPMQFLPTTWAEPGIGAGDIRDPHDAIQAAARYLVRRGGLQDIRRGLWGYNNSDYYGRAVLLYASLMKEDPTAYTGLYHWEIHFNAADGDLWLPVGYNQPQRISVEKHLQANPASKSPNR; encoded by the coding sequence ATGCGCAGCCGCAATGTGCTGGTTGTCTCGGCCATCACGGCAAGCCTGCTGACTGGGCTTTTGCTGAAACCAAAACAGCCGGAGGCTGCAGCCGAAGCGGTGGTTTCCAAGCCAGTGGTGATGGCACCAGTGCTGCTTCCGGCCCAAGCCAGCCAACCGACAACGAAAGACGGCCGTCAGTACCCCCTTGTGCCAGCGGAGTCAGCCGAGCTGGCAGCACTGCTGGTTGCTGTTGAACAGGCTCTAAGGGATCCCGCCACACCGGCCGAGGCACTGCCCGATCTCGGCCATCAACAACAGGTGATCTACCGGGTCTTATCGACAGACGAACCCAGATCTCAGCAGGTCGTTAAGGCGTTACCCCCGCGCTGGCGCAGCGTGGCCGAACGCCACCTGGCGGCACGGCGCGAATTCGTTCGCATGAGCCGCGGCCGTGGGCCGACGATGCTCCCCGCCTGGCGGATCATTCAGCCCGAACCGGCGGCGGATCTGCTCAGCTATTACCGCAAGGCCGAGGCGGCGACAGGGATCGAATGGGAAGTATTGGCGGCCGTGAATCTGGTTGAAACGGGCATGGGTCGCATCGATGGCATCTCCGTAGCCAATGCCCAGGGCCCGATGCAGTTCCTACCTACCACCTGGGCTGAACCGGGGATTGGCGCCGGGGACATCCGCGATCCCCACGACGCCATCCAGGCAGCAGCGCGCTACCTGGTCAGGCGGGGCGGACTGCAGGACATTCGCCGCGGCCTCTGGGGCTACAACAACAGCGATTACTACGGCCGCGCCGTACTGCTCTATGCCTCACTGATGAAAGAGGACCCCACGGCCTACACCGGGTTGTATCACTGGGAAATCCACTTCAATGCTGCAGACGGCGATCTTTGGCTGCCGGTGGGTTACAACCAACCGCAGCGCATCTCGGTTGAGAAGCATCTGCAGGCCAACCCCGCCAGCAAATCACCAAACCGGTGA
- a CDS encoding O-acetylhomoserine aminocarboxypropyltransferase/cysteine synthase family protein: MSHRFETLQLHAGQSPDSATNARAVPIYQTSSYVFNDAEHGANLFGLKEFGNIYTRLMNPTTDVFEKRVAALEGGVAALATASGQSAQFLAITNCMQAGDNFVSTSYLYGGTYNQFKVQFPRLGIDVRFAEGDDVASFAAQIDDNTKALYVEAMGNPRFNIPDFEGLSALAKDKGIPLIVDNTLGACGALLRPIEHGADVVVESATKWIGGHGTSLGGVIVDAGTFNWGNGKFPLMSQPSAAYHGLVHWDAFGFGSDVCKMLGLPDDRNIAFALRARVEGLRDWGPAVSPFNSFLLLQGLETLSLRVERHTENAMALATWLQTHPAIAHVSYPGLASDPYNAAAKKYLTGRGMGCMLMFSLNGGYDDAVRFIDSLKLASHLANVGDAKTLVIHPASTTHQQLSEAEQASAGVTPTMVRVSVGLEHIDDIKADFEQALAVLS; encoded by the coding sequence ATGTCTCACCGTTTCGAGACCCTGCAACTGCACGCCGGGCAGTCCCCAGATAGCGCAACAAACGCGCGGGCGGTTCCGATCTATCAGACCAGCTCCTACGTCTTCAATGACGCCGAACACGGAGCCAACCTTTTCGGTCTGAAGGAGTTCGGGAACATCTACACCCGCCTGATGAATCCCACCACCGACGTGTTTGAAAAACGCGTCGCCGCCCTTGAAGGCGGGGTGGCCGCACTGGCGACAGCCTCCGGGCAGTCGGCTCAGTTCCTGGCGATCACCAACTGCATGCAGGCGGGAGACAACTTCGTTTCAACGTCTTACCTGTACGGCGGCACGTACAACCAGTTCAAGGTGCAGTTCCCGAGATTGGGAATCGACGTGCGTTTTGCCGAAGGCGACGACGTCGCGAGCTTTGCAGCACAAATCGACGACAACACCAAAGCGCTCTACGTCGAGGCGATGGGAAATCCCCGCTTCAACATTCCCGATTTTGAGGGTCTTTCTGCGCTTGCCAAAGACAAAGGCATCCCATTGATCGTCGACAACACCCTGGGGGCCTGTGGGGCTCTGCTGCGACCGATTGAGCATGGCGCCGATGTGGTGGTTGAAAGTGCCACCAAGTGGATCGGGGGCCACGGCACCAGCCTGGGGGGTGTGATCGTGGATGCCGGCACGTTCAATTGGGGCAACGGCAAGTTCCCGTTGATGAGCCAGCCCAGCGCTGCTTATCACGGCTTGGTGCACTGGGATGCGTTTGGCTTCGGCAGTGACGTCTGCAAAATGCTTGGCCTGCCGGATGACCGCAACATCGCCTTCGCGCTGCGGGCCCGGGTGGAGGGCTTACGAGATTGGGGTCCGGCAGTCAGTCCGTTCAACAGCTTCTTGCTGCTGCAGGGCCTGGAAACCCTGAGCCTGCGCGTTGAGCGCCACACCGAAAACGCCATGGCCCTGGCCACCTGGCTGCAGACCCATCCCGCCATTGCCCATGTGAGCTATCCCGGACTGGCCAGTGATCCTTACAACGCTGCCGCGAAGAAATACCTGACAGGCCGCGGGATGGGATGCATGCTGATGTTCTCCCTCAACGGTGGCTACGACGATGCAGTTCGCTTCATCGACAGCCTCAAGCTGGCCAGCCACCTTGCCAACGTGGGCGATGCCAAAACGCTGGTGATTCACCCCGCGTCCACGACCCACCAGCAACTGAGTGAGGCTGAACAAGCCTCGGCTGGCGTGACCCCCACGATGGTGCGGGTCTCTGTCGGACTCGAGCACATCGACGACATCAAGGCCGACTTCGAGCAGGCCCTAGCCGTTCTCAGCTGA
- a CDS encoding homoserine O-succinyltransferase, producing MALILPGSYHKIAEVERNRISWIQPEQAERQDIRPLRIGILNIMPLGKQYEFNLLHPLGLSVLQIEPIWIRLNSHAYKSWDQNHLDQLYVSWDEALSQGPLDGLIITGAPVEHLPFEQVSYWNELVQLIEEARSTCASTLGLCWAGFALAYLAGVDKVAFQQKLFGIYPMRSLVPGHPLMGTQDDHFVCPQSRHAGLPDAAMEAAERDGRLRLLAHGEHVGYTIFETPDQRQLMHLGHPEYNVGRILGEMERDQARGDVPPPENFDAAQPQTLWRSHRNLLFQQWLWFCYQRVSLKA from the coding sequence ATGGCGCTGATCCTTCCTGGCAGTTACCACAAAATCGCAGAGGTTGAACGCAACCGGATTTCCTGGATTCAGCCTGAACAGGCCGAACGCCAGGACATTCGGCCCCTGCGTATCGGCATTTTGAACATCATGCCGCTGGGCAAGCAGTACGAGTTCAACCTTCTGCATCCACTGGGCCTTTCGGTGCTGCAGATCGAACCGATTTGGATTCGACTCAACTCCCATGCCTACAAAAGTTGGGATCAAAACCATCTCGACCAGCTCTATGTGAGCTGGGATGAAGCCTTGTCCCAGGGTCCCCTGGATGGCTTGATCATCACCGGTGCCCCCGTGGAACACCTGCCCTTTGAACAGGTCAGTTACTGGAATGAACTGGTCCAGTTGATCGAGGAAGCGCGAAGCACTTGTGCCAGCACACTCGGCCTGTGCTGGGCCGGTTTCGCCCTCGCCTACCTTGCAGGCGTCGACAAGGTGGCCTTCCAGCAGAAGCTGTTCGGGATCTACCCGATGCGCAGCCTTGTTCCGGGGCATCCGTTGATGGGAACCCAAGACGACCATTTCGTCTGCCCCCAAAGCCGTCATGCCGGACTACCCGATGCCGCCATGGAAGCCGCCGAACGGGATGGACGTCTTCGTTTGCTCGCCCACGGCGAACACGTGGGCTACACCATTTTCGAGACACCGGATCAGCGGCAGCTCATGCACCTCGGCCACCCCGAATACAACGTGGGACGGATCCTCGGAGAAATGGAACGCGACCAGGCCCGGGGAGATGTTCCTCCGCCTGAAAATTTCGATGCAGCCCAACCCCAGACCCTGTGGCGGTCCCACCGAAACCTTCTGTTCCAACAGTGGCTTTGGTTCTGCTACCAGCGGGTCAGCCTGAAAGCCTGA
- a CDS encoding alpha-ketoglutarate-dependent dioxygenase AlkB produces MAIHPAAAETDWSLHEGWLKPDLARHWQTQLEHQLQWEQPVVQVYGKRHPVPRMTVFLANEGIHYRYSGAIHTGCGWPEWFKPLLHQVNETCETHFNGCLLNLYRHGDDRMGWHADDEPEIDQRAPIASLSLGATRDFQLRHRNTAQPKMSLPLADGDLLVMHPGCQSRWMHSVPQRRKVQSTRINLTFRRFQN; encoded by the coding sequence ATGGCCATCCATCCAGCCGCAGCTGAAACGGACTGGTCCCTGCATGAGGGTTGGCTGAAGCCAGATCTTGCGAGGCACTGGCAAACACAGCTTGAACACCAGCTCCAGTGGGAGCAGCCCGTCGTTCAGGTCTATGGCAAACGCCACCCGGTCCCCCGAATGACGGTGTTTCTTGCCAATGAAGGAATTCACTATCGGTACAGCGGTGCCATTCACACCGGCTGTGGCTGGCCTGAATGGTTCAAGCCATTGCTCCACCAGGTGAATGAAACCTGTGAGACCCACTTCAACGGATGCCTGCTCAATTTGTATCGCCATGGCGATGACCGCATGGGTTGGCACGCCGATGACGAACCGGAAATTGATCAGCGGGCTCCGATTGCCTCCCTTTCACTCGGGGCGACACGGGATTTTCAGCTCCGCCACCGCAACACTGCTCAGCCGAAGATGTCTTTGCCGTTGGCCGATGGTGACCTTCTGGTGATGCATCCGGGGTGTCAGAGCCGATGGATGCACAGCGTTCCCCAGCGACGCAAAGTGCAGAGCACCCGCATCAACCTGACCTTTCGCCGTTTTCAGAACTGA
- a CDS encoding AEC family transporter, translating into MEVPILRFLLELVPSLLIGFWAGRRHETLSTRLAAPLVRFGVPISVMGLLLKGGLSGDMLQAAGLAVLAMGLVLVGAARLPGLAELASPALRLGSCTGNTAYFGVPLALAFLPEDALPISIGYDLGATLLVWSLGPLLIGGAVDGSQRLRGLLSSVAGSPATRGLIGALLVQATPWSGAVADALWWPSRCVIVLALMVVGMRLGSIHRQGIAPAARPVQLLKPLVAKLLLYPLLLLLLASLLQFKPLMVQAVALQGAAPTAISLLLIAESVGADQERAAGLVFWSTLLALMTAPAWGVLLRSQF; encoded by the coding sequence ATGGAGGTGCCAATTCTTCGGTTTTTGCTGGAGCTTGTGCCCTCTCTTCTGATTGGGTTCTGGGCTGGTCGACGCCATGAAACCCTGTCCACCCGCTTGGCCGCACCGCTGGTGCGCTTCGGTGTGCCGATCAGTGTGATGGGCCTGCTGTTGAAGGGTGGCCTCAGCGGCGACATGTTGCAGGCCGCAGGTCTTGCGGTGCTCGCCATGGGCCTTGTTCTGGTGGGTGCAGCGCGCCTTCCGGGATTGGCTGAGCTGGCCTCTCCCGCGTTGCGGCTCGGCAGCTGCACCGGAAACACGGCCTATTTCGGAGTTCCTCTCGCCCTGGCCTTCCTTCCCGAGGATGCTCTGCCCATCAGTATTGGCTACGACCTCGGGGCGACACTGCTGGTCTGGAGCCTGGGACCACTGCTGATCGGGGGGGCGGTCGATGGTTCCCAAAGGTTGCGTGGTCTTCTGAGCAGCGTTGCTGGGAGTCCGGCAACCCGAGGGCTCATCGGCGCTTTGCTGGTTCAGGCAACCCCATGGTCTGGGGCGGTGGCCGATGCGCTGTGGTGGCCTTCCCGCTGCGTGATTGTGCTGGCTCTCATGGTGGTGGGCATGCGCCTGGGCAGCATTCATCGTCAGGGCATTGCTCCGGCGGCACGTCCTGTGCAGCTGCTCAAGCCACTGGTGGCAAAACTCCTGCTCTATCCGTTGCTCCTGTTGCTGCTTGCGTCGTTGTTGCAGTTCAAGCCACTGATGGTTCAGGCGGTTGCTCTGCAAGGAGCCGCGCCCACGGCAATCTCTCTTTTGCTGATTGCAGAGTCTGTGGGTGCTGATCAGGAGCGGGCCGCCGGGCTGGTGTTTTGGAGCACGTTGCTGGCCTTGATGACAGCGCCCGCATGGGGCGTGCTGCTGCGATCTCAGTTCTGA
- a CDS encoding AbrB family transcriptional regulator produces MLTGSDLLAKVKELGDVSKSDLVRACGYVSDKKDGGDRLNFTAFYEALLEAKGVNLSSGGAAIGKGGRKLSYIAKVQGNGNLLIGKAYTAMLNLEPGDEFEIKLGKKAIRLIPTGAAAEHSEAADQVDE; encoded by the coding sequence ATGCTGACTGGCTCCGATCTGCTTGCCAAGGTCAAAGAACTTGGAGATGTTTCCAAATCCGATCTGGTGAGAGCTTGCGGATACGTCTCTGACAAGAAAGATGGTGGTGATCGCCTGAACTTCACTGCCTTCTACGAGGCTTTGCTCGAGGCCAAGGGCGTGAATCTGAGCAGCGGCGGCGCTGCAATTGGCAAAGGCGGTCGCAAGCTGAGCTACATCGCCAAAGTGCAGGGCAACGGCAATCTGCTGATCGGCAAGGCTTACACCGCCATGCTGAACCTGGAACCCGGTGACGAGTTTGAGATCAAGCTTGGCAAGAAAGCCATCCGCCTGATCCCCACGGGTGCAGCTGCGGAGCACAGCGAAGCTGCCGACCAGGTTGACGAGTGA